One Candidatus Cardinium hertigii DNA window includes the following coding sequences:
- a CDS encoding ABC transporter ATP-binding protein, whose protein sequence is MGEAILKVKNLVTQFSHKRVVSVVNGISFELPQGGSLGIVGESGSGKSAMALSLMRLIAPPTGKIMGEGIFLEGRDILPLSSKEMEHIRGNRMSMIFQEPMTSLNPVYTVGEQIMETVQLHQQVSTKEAKERCIGLLDLVGISAPQQRMSAYPHQLSGGMRQRIMIAIALACNPSVLIADEPTTALDVTTQAQIMELIQKLQAETHMGLILITHDLGIVAEVCDQVAVMYCGRIIEKSSVENIFKTALHPYTQALLDSIPPLTRQTDKRRLRTIDGIVPPLTALPVGCNFQDRCPNVAPACREQQPLLQEVSPGHFVECFYPLHWQDATKKK, encoded by the coding sequence ATGGGAGAAGCTATTCTTAAGGTAAAAAATTTAGTTACCCAATTTTCTCATAAACGTGTAGTATCGGTCGTAAATGGCATCTCTTTTGAGCTTCCTCAAGGAGGCTCCTTGGGCATTGTAGGGGAATCAGGTTCTGGCAAATCAGCTATGGCGCTTTCCTTAATGCGGCTTATTGCACCTCCAACTGGAAAGATTATGGGAGAGGGTATCTTCCTAGAAGGGAGAGATATCCTCCCGCTTTCCTCTAAAGAGATGGAGCACATACGTGGGAACCGTATGTCTATGATTTTTCAAGAGCCTATGACCTCTCTGAATCCTGTTTATACCGTTGGTGAACAGATTATGGAAACTGTCCAACTGCATCAGCAAGTATCTACTAAAGAAGCAAAAGAGCGTTGCATAGGTTTGCTGGACTTGGTGGGTATATCGGCTCCTCAACAGCGTATGAGTGCCTACCCCCATCAACTTTCAGGTGGTATGCGGCAACGCATTATGATTGCCATTGCCTTAGCTTGCAATCCTTCCGTACTGATTGCAGATGAGCCTACTACTGCTTTGGATGTGACTACGCAAGCACAAATTATGGAGCTGATTCAAAAACTACAAGCAGAAACGCATATGGGTCTTATTCTTATTACGCATGATTTGGGTATCGTAGCAGAAGTATGTGATCAGGTAGCGGTTATGTATTGCGGGAGAATTATAGAAAAGAGCTCAGTAGAAAATATTTTTAAAACAGCGTTGCATCCCTATACACAGGCATTATTGGATTCCATCCCTCCCTTAACAAGGCAGACAGATAAGCGTAGGTTACGTACAATTGATGGCATTGTACCTCCCTTAACAGCACTTCCCGTTGGTTGTAATTTCCAAGACCGCTGCCCAAATGTAGCCCCTGCTTGTAGAGAGCAACAGCCTTTGTTACAGGAAGTATCACCAGGTCACTTTGTAGAATGCTTTTATCCGCTGCATTGGCAAGATGCTACTAAGAAAAAATAG
- a CDS encoding ABC transporter substrate-binding protein codes for MSRRIILYLVAVGVFVCVYYRAYRSHKALPIGGAVVFHNVAWCSINGIDPLRSKNITHNQVVRKIYEGLYSYHPFKKPLEIVPNLAEALPSISPDRRIYTFKIKKGILFQDDACFPNGKGREVTAADFVFSFKRMVDPNHEVLYIDLIQGKIKGLDRWRQQAVVDYAQEVEGLQAVDDYTLQITLIAPWSGFLNFLTMPISFVVAREAVDYYGPEFINHPVGTGPFKLEGVFNPQAAKIEFVKNPTFRKKLFPDEAVHFDPSMQAYVGRQLPLVDRIVTCLFPKKDTCKVDLNRVDNSPFALKFVKDGKVGPSLAERGLVLYQACSSNTELFIFNNSHPLFARNSYLRQAMSMAFDREMYNRTFYHNAAKIAQSLVPPVLMKDRLYSAYKRTLKNPYAYDLRRAKQYLAKAGFPAGKGLPEITLDTSTGEFFTDRAYFFARCMAKIGIRVRVIANVCSELDRKSENQATMMHMNAWVADDIDPLSFLQVVRTKNLIGLYYENPTFNRLFDQAETIIDKRERAGIFIKLSRMVAEEVPVIGAVHAPIQFLHQKWVKNVFYSGIEQELDQYIAVDMAEKSKAAS; via the coding sequence ATGAGTAGACGGATCATATTGTATCTAGTGGCTGTTGGGGTATTTGTTTGTGTTTACTATCGTGCGTATAGGTCTCATAAGGCATTACCGATAGGGGGGGCTGTTGTATTCCATAATGTAGCGTGGTGTTCCATTAATGGTATCGATCCATTGCGTTCCAAAAATATTACTCATAACCAGGTTGTTAGAAAAATTTATGAAGGGTTATATAGTTATCATCCGTTTAAAAAGCCGCTTGAGATCGTGCCCAATTTAGCAGAGGCTTTGCCTTCTATTTCTCCAGATAGAAGAATATATACGTTTAAAATTAAGAAAGGTATTTTATTTCAGGATGACGCTTGCTTCCCAAATGGGAAAGGGCGTGAAGTTACAGCAGCTGATTTTGTTTTTTCCTTCAAGAGGATGGTAGACCCTAACCATGAGGTGCTGTATATTGATCTGATACAGGGCAAAATAAAAGGACTGGATAGGTGGCGACAACAAGCTGTTGTAGATTATGCACAAGAGGTAGAAGGGCTACAAGCAGTAGATGATTATACGCTTCAGATAACCCTTATAGCGCCCTGGAGTGGTTTTTTAAATTTTTTAACCATGCCGATTTCGTTTGTGGTGGCACGGGAAGCTGTTGATTACTATGGTCCTGAATTTATTAATCATCCTGTAGGGACAGGTCCTTTTAAGTTAGAGGGGGTATTTAATCCACAAGCAGCAAAAATAGAATTTGTTAAAAATCCTACTTTTAGAAAAAAATTGTTCCCTGATGAAGCGGTTCACTTTGATCCTTCTATGCAGGCCTATGTGGGAAGGCAGTTACCTCTGGTAGATAGGATCGTTACCTGCTTATTTCCAAAAAAAGATACGTGTAAGGTTGATTTGAATAGAGTAGACAATTCTCCCTTTGCGTTAAAGTTTGTTAAAGATGGAAAAGTGGGGCCATCGTTAGCCGAAAGAGGACTGGTATTGTATCAAGCATGTTCTTCTAATACAGAACTTTTTATTTTTAATAACAGCCATCCGCTTTTTGCTCGAAATTCCTACTTGAGGCAAGCGATGTCTATGGCCTTTGATAGGGAGATGTATAATAGAACCTTTTACCACAATGCAGCCAAAATAGCTCAATCCTTAGTACCTCCTGTTTTAATGAAAGATAGACTATATAGCGCATACAAGCGTACATTAAAAAATCCTTATGCGTATGATCTTAGAAGAGCAAAGCAGTATTTAGCTAAGGCAGGTTTTCCAGCTGGTAAAGGCCTTCCTGAAATTACATTAGATACCTCTACAGGAGAATTTTTTACAGATAGAGCTTATTTTTTTGCTCGCTGTATGGCTAAAATTGGCATACGCGTTAGGGTTATTGCCAATGTTTGTTCGGAATTAGATAGAAAGAGTGAAAATCAAGCCACTATGATGCATATGAATGCCTGGGTGGCAGATGACATAGACCCTTTGTCTTTTTTGCAGGTGGTTCGTACGAAAAATTTGATAGGATTGTATTATGAAAACCCTACCTTTAATAGGCTTTTTGATCAAGCAGAAACAATCATCGACAAAAGGGAAAGGGCGGGTATTTTTATCAAACTGAGTAGAATGGTTGCAGAGGAGGTCCCTGTGATTGGTGCGGTACACGCTCCTATTCAGTTTTTGCACCAGAAGTGGGTTAAAAATGTTTTTTATAGTGGGATTGAACAGGAGCTGGATCAATATATTGCAGTAGATATGGCAGAGAAAAGTAAGGCAGCTAGCTGA
- a CDS encoding ABC transporter ATP-binding protein has product MHRKNLVTAGDFAMTLSMNLIVTEGLWKLFERMQSFNTLWGEFSQSVYVLLKEPEIQDRPDTIPLIVKSGSISFNEVTFSYSKNTKLFDKETIHIGAKQKVGLVGYSGSGKTTFLN; this is encoded by the coding sequence ATGCATCGTAAAAATCTGGTCACAGCAGGGGATTTTGCCATGACGCTGTCAATGAATCTTATCGTTACAGAGGGATTATGGAAACTATTTGAACGGATGCAATCGTTTAATACACTATGGGGAGAATTTAGTCAATCTGTATATGTCTTGTTAAAGGAGCCTGAAATCCAGGATAGACCCGATACCATTCCTTTAATTGTAAAATCAGGTAGTATCAGCTTCAATGAGGTAACCTTTAGCTACTCAAAAAACACAAAATTATTTGATAAAGAAACTATACATATTGGAGCAAAGCAAAAAGTTGGCTTGGTAGGCTACTCAGGCAGTGGGAAAACAACTTTTTTAAACTAA
- the recG gene encoding ATP-dependent DNA helicase RecG, protein MVDDFLSKEITLLEGIGLDKAQLLKEELGIHTFKDLLEYYPFRYEDKKTLFTVSTIASAPASTGIPLQGYIRNVQKIGRGKKRLTACFQDSTGQLELVWFQNFSWIIKKIKPNILYRVWGKPSFLPSGLIQLIHPEISLATDNPFDCLSPVYHTTEKLKKKQLGTIGIADLQKKILSQLGDSVVETLPFNLINQYQLISLKLALKHIHFPSNQQILWQAQRRLKFEELFYIQLKLLKIKQVRVEKQNSRSFGDLSLFHNFYNNYLSFNLTSDQKKVIRDIYRDLCSGKQMNRLLQGDVGSGKTIVAFLASLVVVNNQAQVAIMAPTEVLAKQHYKRFYVYAKQLDLPVALLTGSTKKKEREHIIYQLKVGLLPIIVGTHALLSNDVLFKELGFFIIDEQHRFGVAQRAGLLAKNQVYAPHILIMTATPIPRTLAMSFYGDLAISTIYTLPEGRRPIKTQHYYEHLRLKVFKFLKEQLVSGRQVYIVYPLIEASATLDYHNLLTGYENIVSAFPDISVGMVHGKMDSTSREVEMDRFERNETAILVTTTVIEVGVHIPNATVMVVENADRFGLAQLHQLRGRVGRGDMQGYCILMTNYNLTKIGKARIDTMVKTSNGFEIAELDLKLRGPGDLMGLQQSGDLNLKIADLTKDTSILEAARQSAKKIIKEDSNFHNPDNLPIYRAYNRLMALSGSWSMIG, encoded by the coding sequence ATGGTGGATGATTTTTTATCTAAAGAAATAACGCTTCTTGAAGGTATTGGGTTAGATAAGGCTCAACTATTAAAAGAGGAGTTGGGGATCCATACTTTCAAAGATCTTTTAGAGTATTATCCTTTTCGTTATGAGGACAAAAAGACTTTATTTACTGTTTCGACAATAGCATCAGCTCCTGCTTCTACAGGTATACCATTGCAGGGTTATATTAGAAATGTACAAAAGATAGGAAGGGGAAAAAAAAGATTAACAGCTTGTTTTCAGGATAGTACTGGACAATTAGAGCTTGTATGGTTTCAAAATTTTTCTTGGATTATAAAAAAAATAAAGCCAAATATATTGTACCGTGTCTGGGGAAAGCCTTCTTTTTTACCTTCTGGTCTAATTCAACTTATTCACCCGGAAATTTCATTAGCTACCGATAACCCATTTGATTGCTTATCTCCTGTGTATCATACTACAGAAAAGCTAAAAAAAAAACAGCTGGGCACGATAGGTATTGCTGACTTACAAAAAAAAATATTAAGTCAATTGGGTGATTCTGTAGTGGAAACATTGCCGTTCAATCTAATAAACCAATATCAGTTAATATCTCTAAAACTAGCACTTAAGCATATTCATTTTCCTAGCAATCAGCAAATTTTATGGCAAGCACAAAGAAGGCTTAAATTTGAAGAACTGTTTTACATTCAGCTTAAATTACTTAAAATAAAACAGGTCCGTGTAGAAAAGCAAAACAGCAGATCGTTTGGTGATTTATCTTTATTTCATAATTTCTACAACAATTACCTTTCTTTTAATCTAACAAGTGATCAAAAAAAAGTTATACGGGATATTTACCGTGATTTATGTTCTGGTAAGCAGATGAACAGGCTCCTACAAGGCGATGTGGGGAGTGGAAAAACAATTGTTGCTTTCTTAGCTTCACTAGTAGTTGTTAATAATCAAGCTCAAGTAGCTATTATGGCTCCTACTGAAGTTTTGGCAAAGCAACACTATAAACGTTTTTACGTTTATGCAAAACAGCTAGATTTACCTGTTGCATTGCTCACAGGAAGTACTAAAAAAAAAGAAAGAGAGCACATTATATATCAACTTAAGGTGGGTTTGTTACCTATTATAGTAGGTACACATGCTTTGCTTAGCAATGATGTTTTGTTTAAGGAATTGGGTTTTTTTATAATAGATGAGCAGCATCGTTTTGGAGTGGCACAACGTGCTGGGCTTTTAGCTAAAAATCAAGTTTATGCACCACATATACTTATTATGACTGCTACACCTATTCCAAGGACACTAGCTATGAGTTTTTATGGAGACTTAGCTATTTCTACGATCTATACCTTACCAGAGGGCCGAAGACCTATAAAAACGCAACATTATTACGAGCATCTCCGGTTAAAAGTTTTTAAATTTTTGAAGGAACAGTTGGTGTCTGGTAGACAAGTGTATATAGTTTATCCGCTTATTGAAGCGTCTGCCACATTAGATTACCATAACCTATTGACGGGTTATGAAAACATTGTTAGCGCTTTCCCGGATATTTCTGTAGGTATGGTACATGGTAAGATGGATAGTACATCTAGAGAAGTAGAAATGGACCGTTTTGAGCGGAACGAAACAGCCATTTTAGTAACTACTACTGTCATAGAGGTAGGGGTACATATACCTAATGCTACGGTAATGGTTGTAGAAAATGCAGATCGTTTTGGGTTAGCACAGCTACATCAATTGCGCGGAAGAGTAGGACGTGGTGATATGCAGGGTTATTGTATTTTAATGACAAATTATAATTTAACCAAAATAGGAAAAGCTCGCATAGATACCATGGTAAAAACCAGTAATGGTTTTGAAATAGCAGAATTAGATCTAAAGCTCCGTGGCCCAGGAGATTTGATGGGATTGCAACAAAGTGGAGATTTAAACTTAAAAATAGCTGATCTAACAAAAGATACAAGTATATTAGAAGCAGCACGCCAGTCAGCTAAAAAAATTATAAAAGAGGATTCCAATTTTCATAATCCAGATAACCTACCCATATATCGAGCATATAATAGATTAATGGCTCTATCTGGAAGCTGGAGTATGATAGGATAA
- a CDS encoding ABC transporter ATP-binding protein, whose amino-acid sequence MHEQEVLLKVEHLSKFFPIKHQFLGHTVGQVYAVNNVSFTLRRGDTLGLVGESGCGKSTLGKSILRLVEPTAGRIIFDSIDITRCSTAAMRNMRRKMQIIFQDPSAALNPRMSIQTILEEPITIHRLANSVAARRQRIHQLLDYVQLPKTVLSKYPHEFSGGQRQRICIARALAVEPIFIICDEAIASLDVSVQAQVINLLMDLQEELKLTYLFISHDLRVVEFIADYIAVMYLGKIVEAAPATEIYQNPKHPYTKALFSAIPTLDLSRKKGRIILQGEVPNPIDLPTGCHFHPRCWKATEVCSKIYPPETHLSAVKHQFSCYHPEGDE is encoded by the coding sequence ATACATGAACAAGAAGTTTTACTAAAAGTTGAGCATCTTTCTAAGTTCTTCCCTATAAAGCATCAATTTTTAGGTCATACGGTTGGCCAGGTGTACGCAGTCAACAACGTGAGCTTTACCCTTCGTAGAGGGGATACATTGGGTTTAGTAGGAGAATCTGGTTGTGGAAAATCTACCTTAGGGAAGAGCATCTTACGGCTGGTAGAGCCTACTGCTGGGCGTATTATTTTTGATAGTATAGATATTACCCGTTGTAGTACAGCTGCTATGCGTAATATGCGTAGAAAAATGCAAATCATCTTCCAGGATCCTTCTGCTGCTTTAAATCCGCGGATGTCGATCCAAACGATTTTAGAGGAGCCTATTACCATACACCGTTTGGCAAATAGTGTAGCTGCACGTAGGCAGCGCATTCATCAGCTATTGGATTATGTTCAGTTACCTAAGACCGTCTTGTCTAAATATCCCCATGAGTTTTCTGGGGGGCAACGCCAACGAATTTGTATTGCAAGGGCTTTGGCTGTTGAGCCTATTTTTATAATTTGTGACGAAGCAATTGCCTCACTGGATGTTTCCGTTCAAGCGCAAGTTATTAATCTTTTAATGGATTTACAAGAAGAGCTCAAGCTAACCTATCTTTTTATTTCTCATGATTTAAGGGTAGTAGAATTTATAGCAGATTATATTGCTGTTATGTATTTAGGTAAAATTGTGGAGGCAGCGCCTGCTACAGAAATTTACCAGAACCCAAAACATCCTTATACCAAGGCCTTGTTCTCTGCGATACCTACTTTAGATTTATCGCGTAAGAAAGGGCGTATTATCTTACAAGGGGAAGTTCCTAATCCTATAGATTTGCCTACGGGTTGCCATTTTCATCCCCGTTGCTGGAAAGCTACAGAGGTATGTAGTAAAATATACCCACCGGAAACCCATCTCAGCGCAGTAAAACATCAGTTTAGCTGCTACCATCCGGAAGGTGATGAGTAA
- the lpxA gene encoding acyl-ACP--UDP-N-acetylglucosamine O-acyltransferase codes for MQHTLIDIHPTATLGKAVTVGNFSIIQADVVIGDGTWIGPHVTILSGSRIGKQCQIFPGAVIGATAQDKKGTSLQTYLEIGDHTIIREFVTLHRGTVGHTTIGSHVLLMAYVHVAHDCTIEDHVVIANAAQLAGHVQLHHHAVIGGMAAIHQFMRVGSYSMVASKSIVRKEVPPFIRVAREPLRYCGLNWIALRRNGFTATQCEQINYSYFLLYRSKLLLSEALQVIDKQLQPSQEKEMIVSFVRSSNRGIVKKTNTPIT; via the coding sequence ATGCAGCATACATTAATTGATATACATCCTACTGCTACGCTAGGAAAAGCGGTTACAGTAGGCAATTTTTCGATTATTCAGGCTGATGTGGTAATTGGGGATGGGACTTGGATAGGGCCTCATGTAACGATCCTATCAGGTAGCCGTATTGGCAAGCAGTGTCAGATTTTCCCAGGTGCAGTGATTGGAGCTACTGCACAAGATAAAAAGGGGACTTCCTTGCAGACATACTTAGAAATAGGGGATCATACGATTATACGGGAATTTGTCACATTGCATAGGGGTACTGTTGGCCATACAACTATCGGTTCCCATGTGCTGCTTATGGCTTATGTACACGTGGCCCATGATTGCACCATTGAAGATCATGTAGTCATTGCCAACGCAGCCCAATTAGCCGGTCATGTGCAGCTACATCATCATGCCGTAATAGGAGGGATGGCAGCTATTCATCAATTTATGCGGGTGGGTTCCTATAGTATGGTAGCCTCTAAAAGTATTGTGCGAAAAGAGGTCCCTCCCTTTATTAGGGTGGCACGAGAACCATTGCGCTATTGTGGGCTTAATTGGATTGCATTGCGACGCAATGGTTTTACAGCAACACAATGTGAACAGATCAACTATAGCTACTTCCTGCTTTATCGAAGTAAGTTGTTGCTATCAGAAGCCTTGCAAGTCATAGATAAACAGCTCCAACCTTCACAGGAGAAAGAAATGATCGTATCATTTGTACGCAGTAGCAATAGAGGTATTGTAAAAAAAACCAATACGCCTATAACTTAA
- a CDS encoding ABC transporter permease, whose protein sequence is MNVFYYIFRRLRYALAIVVGATLMIFVLFNVVVEDPTLVLLGKYATPQAMEALRHELGLNNPWYVQYWEILQSAFTFNFGYSWASKQNIIKIFQQGIAGSLSVTLPAFVLGNVLTISFALWMTQYRGSIWDRFFLSFSTAMSCIPILLYILMGQWFFAYKLGLFEITGYEKGLLACIPYIMLPTLIMVFMHFCYDYRFYRTIMLDEIYQDYVRTARAKGLSEKVILFKHVLKNVMVPIITHLIQAIPSLLFGSILIENFFGIPGLGNVIQHALHTCDLPMLKATTVVAAIVRIVCNIVGDILYKLVDPRVKL, encoded by the coding sequence ATGAATGTTTTTTACTATATCTTTAGAAGATTACGTTATGCTCTAGCGATTGTTGTAGGCGCTACATTAATGATTTTTGTGCTTTTTAATGTAGTAGTAGAAGATCCTACACTTGTTCTATTAGGTAAGTACGCAACGCCGCAAGCGATGGAAGCCTTGAGGCATGAACTAGGATTAAATAATCCATGGTATGTCCAGTACTGGGAAATTTTGCAATCTGCTTTTACGTTTAACTTTGGTTATTCTTGGGCCAGTAAACAAAATATAATAAAAATATTCCAGCAAGGGATTGCAGGCTCCTTATCAGTCACACTACCTGCTTTTGTGCTTGGTAATGTTTTAACCATATCTTTTGCACTTTGGATGACGCAGTATAGGGGATCTATTTGGGATCGTTTTTTTCTTTCTTTTTCCACTGCCATGAGCTGTATTCCTATCTTGCTTTATATTTTAATGGGGCAATGGTTCTTTGCTTATAAGCTTGGACTCTTTGAAATAACTGGTTATGAAAAAGGTCTCTTAGCCTGTATCCCTTACATTATGTTGCCTACACTTATTATGGTATTTATGCATTTCTGTTATGATTATCGATTTTATAGAACCATTATGTTGGATGAAATTTACCAAGATTATGTACGTACCGCACGTGCAAAAGGCCTTTCAGAAAAAGTAATTTTATTTAAACATGTGCTTAAGAATGTAATGGTGCCCATTATTACCCATCTGATTCAGGCTATCCCTTCCCTACTGTTTGGATCGATACTTATTGAAAACTTTTTTGGTATCCCTGGATTGGGTAATGTTATTCAACATGCCCTTCATACTTGTGACCTTCCAATGCTTAAAGCTACAACCGTAGTAGCTGCCATAGTACGTATTGTGTGTAACATTGTAGGGGATATCCTATATAAATTGGTTGATCCGCGTGTTAAATTGTAA
- a CDS encoding ATP-binding cassette domain-containing protein has product MVGEGGLNLSGGQRQRIAIARAILKDAPIVLLDEVTASLDVQTESRIYASLKSLIADKTALIITHQLNLLKEMDRILVFNRGKIVEDGMHKQLIANGGLVHCGRPHFLPTGAFHPLCRGP; this is encoded by the coding sequence ATGGTTGGTGAAGGAGGGTTGAACTTATCAGGGGGACAAAGGCAGCGTATTGCCATTGCAAGAGCAATCCTTAAAGATGCGCCCATCGTGTTGCTAGATGAAGTGACTGCCAGTCTTGATGTACAGACGGAAAGTAGAATATATGCTTCTCTAAAATCGCTTATAGCGGATAAAACCGCACTAATTATCACCCACCAACTCAATCTATTGAAAGAGATGGATCGCATCCTTGTTTTTAATAGAGGAAAAATAGTAGAAGATGGAATGCATAAACAGCTTATTGCAAATGGAGGGCTAGTGCATTGTGGACGGCCTCATTTTCTTCCTACAGGGGCATTCCACCCTCTTTGTAGAGGTCCGTAG
- a CDS encoding ABC transporter permease, whose translation MHYLSQHSQFKKLLIALLRKRLSCFCLCILLGYLLVTVWVKAGWLYPNWDTIVGTSHEPPSWTHCFGTDILGYSVLAKVIHGVAVAMHVGCMVALFATAIGVVLGIVAGYFGGTIDECVVWLYTVVGSIPTLLSLIVVAFIMGRGIQSCCIALVVVGWTDICRLIRGEVMRHRSREYIQAAAAIGAGNFRKLFIHILPNILSLITYQFSLTFQFAIKYEVILSYLGLGVQHKPSWGLMIGEAKTELLKDVWWGLFFPVVAMFLLLFAVNMLADALRDELDPKLRS comes from the coding sequence ATGCATTATTTGTCACAGCATTCCCAATTTAAGAAGTTATTGATAGCTTTGTTGCGTAAGCGGTTATCTTGTTTTTGTTTATGTATACTATTGGGCTATTTGCTTGTTACCGTATGGGTTAAAGCAGGCTGGCTGTATCCCAATTGGGATACGATAGTAGGAACTTCACATGAACCACCTAGCTGGACACATTGCTTTGGTACAGATATTTTAGGGTACAGTGTCTTAGCTAAAGTAATACATGGGGTAGCGGTAGCCATGCATGTTGGTTGTATGGTAGCGCTTTTTGCTACTGCTATAGGGGTTGTATTGGGTATTGTAGCTGGTTATTTTGGGGGAACAATAGATGAATGTGTGGTATGGCTTTATACGGTTGTAGGATCCATACCTACGCTACTTTCGTTAATCGTTGTAGCCTTTATCATGGGTAGAGGAATACAGAGCTGCTGTATTGCTTTGGTAGTAGTAGGATGGACGGATATCTGTCGTTTGATTCGAGGGGAAGTCATGCGGCATAGGTCTCGAGAATATATACAAGCAGCTGCAGCTATTGGTGCTGGTAATTTTAGGAAGCTTTTTATACATATCTTACCTAACATTCTTTCTTTGATTACTTACCAATTTTCTTTAACTTTTCAGTTTGCTATAAAGTATGAAGTTATACTCTCTTATTTAGGGCTTGGGGTACAGCATAAGCCTAGTTGGGGTCTTATGATTGGTGAAGCAAAAACAGAATTATTAAAAGATGTTTGGTGGGGGCTTTTTTTTCCTGTAGTGGCCATGTTTTTATTACTTTTTGCAGTTAACATGCTAGCAGATGCACTACGTGATGAGTTAGACCCCAAATTAAGAAGTTAA